In Amphiura filiformis chromosome 1, Afil_fr2py, whole genome shotgun sequence, the following are encoded in one genomic region:
- the LOC140162187 gene encoding squalene monooxygenase-like has protein sequence MYDTHKSSAYLQEIRAPLVMIGDGYYSKLTAEYRTTHQPVSSGVAIGYSLKNYRFESGKGEGEFLEYGIGHPEAQIANYRLNDHEDRSIVFVHGKPPANLKEFCEKKVVPNLPEHMKQSVMESIGDGLRVVRCQRMAANFDVTPGLLILGDALNTRHPATASGMTVALNDVKFWWKVFTNKIQNLTDDEAILQQKLIFRKERLKYSYVINVFAEINIRLISDHDPRTVALQQQFIKVLRELAKPEAPQQTRNAVFNLYGG, from the exons ATGTATGACACTCATAAATCTAGCGCATACTTACAGGAAATTCGAGCTCCTCTCGTCATGATAGGTGACGGGTACTACTCCAAATTGACTGCCGAGTATCGAACCACACATCAACCTGTTAGTTCGGGCGTCGCCATTGGATATTCTCTGAAAAACTACAGGTTCGAATCAGGGAAGGGTGAGGGTGAATTTCTAGAGTATGGTATCGGTCATCCTGAAGCACAAATCGCAAACTACAGGCTGAATGACCATGAAGATAGAtcaattgtatttgttcatgGTAAACCACCGGCAAATCTTAAGGAATTCTGCGAGAAAAAGGTTGTGCCGAATTTGCCAG AGCACATGAAGCAGTCAGTGATGGAAAGTATTGGCGATGGTTTACGTGTTGTGAGATGTCAGAGAATGGCAGCAAACTTTGACGTAACACCAGGACTGCTGATCCTAGGTGACGCCCTGAATACCCGTCACCCTGCTACAGCATCCGGTATGACAGTAGCTctgaatgatgtcaaattttggtgGAAAGTATTCACCAATAAAATCCAGAATCTCA CTGATGATGAAGCTATTCTGCAGCAGAAACTCATCTTTCGAAAGGAACGACTGAAGTATTCTTATGTTATCAACGTGTTTGCTGAAATTAACATACGCCTGATAAGCGATCACGACC CACGTACCGTGGCTCTTCAGCAACAATTTATCAAAGTTCTTCGTGAATTAGCAAAACCAGAGGCACCACAACAGACGAGGAATGCTGTTTTCAACCTTTATGGGGGGTAA
- the LOC140162176 gene encoding squalene monooxygenase-like, with translation MGTDDTFRGELLIPGGINALEEMDMKDILDDIDGNFVKGIAFFDIRLGGEPGYVQYPEPGGISMRHGYLVNALRKRAIAQKSVTVIEAVGKELIKENGRVVGVTYKKKDDAVIQTP, from the exons ATGGGTACTGATGACACATTCCGAGGGGAGTTACTTATACCAGGCGGGATCAATGCCTTGGAAGAGATGGACatgaaag ATATTCTAGACGACATCGATGGAAATTTTGTGAAAGGCATTGCATTTTTCGACATTCGACTGGGAGGAGAACCAGGTTATGTTCAATACCCTGAACCAGGAGGAATATCGATGCGACATGGATATCTTGTTAATGCTCTGAGAAAGAGGGCTATCGCCCAAAAATC GGTGACAGTTATTGAAGCTGTAGGGAAGGAACTGATTAAAGAGAATGGACGTGTAGTTGGTGTCACATATAAGAAGAAGGATGATGCCGTCATACAG ACACCATGA